Genomic window (Vitis riparia cultivar Riparia Gloire de Montpellier isolate 1030 chromosome 4, EGFV_Vit.rip_1.0, whole genome shotgun sequence):
AttataagttaataattttagaaataaaattttgaataagtataaacatgaaataatccaataaaaCTAAGACTTGATATATAAattctaagaataaaatattatgctcGTTTAAcataaatgttaaaattttaatttgatatttaaatttataaataaaaatggaattaagaaaaataaattgaaatgattttaatgaatataaagtaaacattatttaatttaattttagtatataaagataaaaattaatatatatatatacacacacctTTATAACTATATAATAAGTAATGAATATGTAACACCTAATACCATGCTAAATTATACTATATCAACAATTATCCTCAAAGTTTGGAAATGATGGCAAAGAGTTCTAATGTTTGACCTACTTACAAAGAAGACTTAGAACccgtttaatagtgattttgaGAAGCACTCTTaacctttttaatacttgaaagtttttattattcaagtattaaaaagtccataaatgttttctaaaatcagtATGAAACATATTCTTAGAAATGACAACAAATTAATAGATTTAAGTTGTTATTACTCCTATTTAGGTGAACCTGCCTAATAACATTTATCAAACAAGTCATTTTAATTGAGTTGATGGCTTCAATCTTGACACtattcattttgatttatttagttaatttagtgaattgtttttaaatgattataatGTGGcttatatataatcattttaattatcGTGTCATATTAACACGATTATAATTAAACCCCACATATCACTAGTTGTCGTAAATGAGAAAAGTATATTTCATGCGTTTATTTGAAAGCATATGCATAGTAGGAAaccattttttcatatttcaaagtgttatcctaaaatatttgttaatttatacgcttttagataaataaaataaaatcgaaATACTACCttttaataatacaaatattatatTGGATTTAGACGAGTACACAtttcacttgaaaatttttgatAGGTTATGTTTAcaatttgtaaattttgtaatttttttaccTTAACATGTGAAAGGAGGATCCAATTCTTACCTCTAATGATAGACTAACGATCATGAGTAGATATTAAATAACAAGCCCAACTGGGCCCTTGAGTAATAGACTTTCACAAACAATCATTCTCCAACTTGTCTATAGTAGCATTTTGAAATTAAGATGCAAACTCTCAAAAAGCAGGAAGTTCTACCGATGCTCAAAAGCATGCTAGCTCGATTGCCGAATATGAAGCAGTCTATGGAAACCCTCAAAAAGTAGAAGGAAGTCCTATCAATTCTCACAAGGATGGTAGCCCAATTGCCGGATATGATGCAGTCTATGGAAACCCTCAGAAAGCTGGAGGAAGTTCTATCAAGGCTCACAATGATGCTAACTCAGTTGCCGGATATGATGCAGTCTATGGAAACCCTCAAAAATTAGGACGAAGTTCTACCAATGCTCATCACAAAGATGCTGGCGCAATTGCTGGATATGATGCAGTCTATGGAAGCACGAAAAAACAAGGGGATGCTAGTCCAATTGCTGGATATGATGCAGTCTATGGAAGCACGAAAAAACAAGGGGATGCTAGTCCGATTACTGGATATGATGCAGTCTATGGAAGCACGAAAAAACAAGGGGATGCTAGTCCAATTGCTGGATATGATGCAGTCTATGGAAGCACGAAAAAACAAGGGGATGCTAGTCCGATTACTGGATATGATGCAGTCTATGGAAGCACGAAAAAACAAGGGGATGCTAGTCCAATTGCTGGATATGATGCAGTCTATGGAAGCACGAAAAAACAAGGGGATGCTAGTCCGATTGCTGGATATGATGCAGTCTATGGAAGCACTCGAAAACAAGGGGATGCTAGTCCAATTGCTGGATATGATGCAGTCTATGGAACCTCTCAAAAAGCAGAAGAAAGTTCCATCAATGTTCACAAGGATGCTAGCTCAATTGCCGGATATGATGCAGTCTATGGAAACTCTCAACAAAAAGCAGGAGGAAGTTCTATCAATGCTCACAAAGATTCTAGCCCAGTTGCGAGTTATGGTGCAGTTAAtgtgtttttggaaaaagaCCTGCATCCTGGGACAAAAATGGCTGTGCGCTTCACAAAAACCTCAAGTGCAGCTCATTTCTTGCCCCATCAAGTTGCTGAATCCATACCTTTTTCATCAAACAAGCTACCAGAAATTTTGAAGCGATTCTCCATGAAAGAAAACTCCGCAGAAGCCCAGATGATacagaaaacaataaaacaatgtGAGACACCTGCCATAGTAGGAGAAGTTAAGTACTGTGCGAGGTCCTTGGAGTCCCTAATTGATTTCAGCACTTCAAGGCTGGGAAAAAACATTCGAGTTCTCTCCAATGAGGTGGAAGCGGACATCCAGGAGTATAAATTTGGAGAGGGAGTGAAGATGGTGGGAGAGAAATCAGTGGTGTGCCACCAGCTGAACTATCCATATGCTGTGGCATTCTGCCATACACTTCACATGACAAAGATTTACATGGTTCCATTGGTGGGTGCTGATGGAACCAGAGTTGAAGCTGTAGCAGTTTGTCACCGGGACACTTCAACTTGGGACCCAAAGGCTTTGGTCTTTCAAAGCCTCAAAGTTAAGCCAGGAACTTTGCCCATCTGCCATTTCCTTCCTAATGGTCATATTGTCTGGGTTCCAAAGTAGGTAGAGATCCGCAGAAAGCCTCAAACCCAATTGCTGGCTTGCAGTTTCTGTAATATATTGTATGCTATTTGAATAACGGCAAGGGTTGAGGAATGTGTGTCCTAACTCCTATGTGTAATATTATTCAGTAACGAGTGACTGTCTCcttgattatttatttcttcgAGTTAATTTCATTCTCCTTCTCTCAATTAAGTACGTCTAGCtcccataattttaaaatttcagtaAATATTAGGcttattcttttcatttcttattttcacttattacctatttcattcaaaataaaggaaatgtatgatgaaattttaaatttacgagaattaaatatatttaatcaaaatcttaaaaatggtgaatgaaattaacttttatttttctgttaatATTATCTATTGCAAATAAAAGGAAACAGTGACCAGAAGAATAGTGGCAATACTTACTATAATCATTTTATTTCAGtaataataaaagcaaaattttcattatttaattacCTCAACAATAATCATGTCACAATTACTCAAAGAATATAGTCCTGATCGGAACAATActgacaattattattattattttatttgcatgatagtaaaaatatgacatttatctctttttgttttatctaCTTAATTTCCAAACCCAtccatttttttccaatgagttttctatttttatttattttatattttataaaagatttttcaaattatcaaatttttaaataaatattagtttgaTTGTGGTTATCAATTTTCTTGCTATACAAAGAAAAACAGCAAATCAAACGGTATTTGATGTTTTAAACTCTTTAACAAatctaataacttttaaaaataatttagaaaccAATTAATACCTATTGCAACCTAAAAATGTGCTATCCATGTTGACAATTTATTACCCCATTTCCAATTGTAGTTGTAGATGAGGGAGATAATTTTCCTGATGAGGACATTATTATAGACATTATTACGATGGTATGGAAAAGTGAAGGATGCATTATGATGGAGCTTCCAACAATCGAGAACATGTTGTTGATGTATTTTAGTTATTTCTCTTCTAGGTGATCACATTCCTAATCAATTATATAATCATAATGATTGAAATCGATGCAATCGAAGCATTAAAAAACCAATGTGAAGGAACGAGTCTTAAGTACAAATAAATGGAATcacttataaaaattaagaatataaaaaataatatttaaatttaaaaatgtattaataatctaataaattattatcaaatataaagatatatgaTCTCCATCACATTTTTCAACTGCCGTCCAACTTGGCAGCCAATGTCGCTACCCTCCTTTCAACCTCTTCCATGATGACCTCATTAGTCTAGATCTTTCGGAGATAGTCTGCATAGGTCCCATGGAATCAATAGTAGAGAGTATGTATATATCTAATAAGTTTGGTTCTTTCTTTAGAGAGCATGAGAATATACCCTGTCGACAATAATGTCGGTTTCCCATCAGAATGAGTTtgtagaggagaaaaaaaaaagggtagcTTTAGCACAAAATTCATATTACTGTATGTGACagaaataactttaaaaaataccGAGTGGGGATTAAAATTTgttcattatttaaaaagaaatgtatAAGAATACTATCTAATTCTCCGGGATCAAGATTCCAATCAATCAGCCAATTCCATTGGAAAGCATCTATCAGATAGATAAAGCCGATGAACAACCTCTCACACAGGATATTGTCTTAAATTTCAATTAGATAATGACAATGCGACAACCTCTCACACATGAATGCCTTACGTAGTGGTTTAATGGAATTAGCTTTGTTTGTGCCTATGCCACCAGCATTTTGATTAATGCTTGTGGGACATGAGTGAGAGAAGAAATCAACAATAAataggaagccatgaacttcctTCCTTTCCATTCTGGGTTCTAGGCTGCTAGTTTTGTACGAGTTGGAGTAGTTTCAGAGCTTTAATGGAGTTTCATCTCCTTCCCATTCTGACTTCTTTCTTGGTGAGCCTTCACTTCCACCTTTTCTTGAACACTTCGTTTTTATATTTCATGGAATATAACTTACATATATGTCATGAAGTACTTGTGGCAGCTGGTGGTGGTCAGCCATGCTTATTCTCTACCTTCCGAGGTTGATTGGATGTCGGGTTTGCCTAACACTCCCTTCCCGAAAGCTATGCGGAATCTCTTAATGCAGCCTGGTTGGTTTCCAACTTCCTCTTTTGTTGGCTCATAGTAATAGTGTGTTGAATAATGTATTTATGAGTATCatctatcaaatatttcttcagaaaatattataagtgttttttcaattatgatttttcatatttttaaagatatttcctaaaatttgatcaaatatcaaatgagtTCTAAACTGTTTGAGAACTATTGCTAGTTTGAATGACCATAATAGACTAAAAAATAACTTGAGTAGAGATgagattgatttattttaatatttatgtcaattatgGGGATTATAGGTAACGacgaatttgaaaaataaaatttaacatcGAGTATAAATGAGTTATAATCATGCGAAATTATCAATAACcatgttttgataaaatatttgctGCTTAATGCAACAAATTAAATGGCCTTAGTTACACCATCAATCATGGGTTTATGTGTGGCTTTAGAAAATATGTGTCCTTCATTATTTCTCAAGTTATTATCATCGTCATCATAATTAACCTTTTAAATTGTTGAATTTGCAAACACAACAAAAGACGGAAGTTCTACCAATGCTGACAAGACCATCCCCACTGCTAAATATGACACCCTTTATGAAAACCCTCAAAAAGCAGCGAAAAGTTCTATAAATGCTCACAAGGATGCTAGCCAAATTGATCAATATGATTTAGTTCATGGAAACCTTAAAAAGTTAAATGAAAGCTCTAACGAATCTCCCAAGGATGCTATCTCACTTGTCGGATATGATGCAATCTATGGAAACGCCAAAAAGCAAGGAGATGCTGTCCCAATTACCGGATCATATGATGCAGTCTATGGAAACCCCAAAAAACAAGGAGATGCTACCCCCCAAAAAACAAGGAGATGCTACCCCCGGATCATATGATGCAGTCTATGGAAACCCCAACAAACAAGAAGATGCCACCCCAGGATCATATGATGCAGTCTATGGAAACCCCAACAAACAAGGAGATGCTGCCCCAGTTACCGGATCATATGATGCAGTCTATGGAAACCCCAAAAAACAAGGAGATGCTGCCCCAGTTACTGGATCATATGATGCAGTCTATGGAAACCCCAAAAAACAAGGAGATGCTGCCCCAGTTACCGGATCATATGATGCAGTCTATGGAAACCCCAAAAAACAAGGAGATGCTGCCTCAGTTACGGAATCATATGATGCAGTCTATGGAAACCCCACAAAACAAGGAGATGCTTCCCCAGTTACCGGATCATATGATGCAATCTATGGAAACCCTAAAAAACAAGGAGCTGCTACTCCAGTTACCGGACCATATGATGCAGTCTACGGAAACCCCAAAAAACAAGGGGATGCTACCCCAATCACCGGGTCATATGATGCAGTGTATGGAAACCCTCAAAAAATTGTAGGAAGTTCTATTAATGCTCAGAAGGATGCTAGCTCAATTGCCGGATATGATGCAGTCTACGGAAGCGCTCAAAAAGTGGTGAAAGTTCCATCAATGCCCACAAGGATGCCAACTCAATTGCCGGATATTATGCAGCCTATGGAAACCCTCGAGATGCAGGTGAAAGTTCTATTGATGCTGGCAAGGCTAGCCCAACTGCCTCATATCGGACTGTTTACGGAAATCCTCGAAAAGCAAGTGGAAGCACTGATATCAATGATGGTAAGCCTAGTAGAACTATGCAATACGAGAGGGTCTACGGAAATCCTCAAAAAGCAGGCGGAAGTTCTGTAAGCGCGGGCAAAAATAGTCCAAACATGCAACAAGGACACCAAGATGGTACCAGTACAGGTAATGTGTTCTTGGAAAAAGACCTGCATCCTGGGACTAAAATGATGGTGCGCTTCACAAAAACCTCAAGTGCAGCTCATTTCTTGCCTCAGCAAGTTGCTGAATCCATACCTTTTTCATCAAACAAGCTACCAGAAATTTTGAATCAGTTCTCAGTGAAAGAAAACTCCGCAGAAGCCAAGATAATACAGAAAACAATAGAAGAATGTGAGAAGCCGGCCATAGAAGGAGAAGAGAAGTACTGTGCGAGATCGTTGGAGTCCCTAATCGATTTCAGCACTTCAAAGCTTGGAAAAAACATTCGAGCACTCCCAAATGTGGTGGAAGGGGAAATCCAGGAATATAAATTTGGAGAGGGAGCGAAGATGCTTGGAGAGAAATCAGTGGTGTGCCACCAGCTGAACTATCCATATGCTGTGGCTCTTTGCCATGCATTTCACATGACAAAAATTTACAAGGTTCCATTGGTGGGAGCTGATGGAACCAGAGTTCAAGCTTTAGCAGTATGTCATGAGGACACATCGATTTGGGACCCAAATGCTTTGGCTTTTCAAGTGCTCAAAGTTAAGCCAGGAACTTGGCCCATCTGTCATTTCCTTCCCAATGGTCATTTTGTGTGGGTTCCAAACTAGGCAGAGATCCGTCCGCAGAAAGCCTCAAACCCAATTGCTGGCTTGCAGTTTGTGTAATATATTGTGTGCTTTGAATAACTGCAAGGGTTGAGGAATGTATGTCCTATGAGCAATATTATTCAGCAATGAGTGActctcccttttcttttctttttttccctttcagtACTACCCATTGCAGCAATTGCAATGCTAAACATGCACTGAGTATCATATCTAAACGCCCACCAGAAGACAGTTTGAGATTACATATATGAAACTATGGCTTGTAatgcttttataaaaaaaaaaaaagttctagcATATTAAAAagcttgtaatatttttatcaatagtACTCTCATAAtatctatattaaaaatttacttttagaaGTGTTTTGATAACTTGTTAGGcaatagaaattattatttatttttttttttaggatggCAGGGCAAAAATTGTCATGATCAGGA
Coding sequences:
- the LOC117912221 gene encoding BURP domain-containing protein 3-like isoform X3; translation: MEFHPLPILTSFLLVVVVVSHAYSLPSDVDGKSALPITPFRKAMRNLLMQPVYGSTKKQGDASPIAGYDAVYGSTKKQGDASPITGYDAVYGSTKKQGDASPIAGYDAVYGSTKKQGDASPITGYDAVYGSTKKQGDASPIAGYDAVYGSTKKQGDASPIAGYDAVYGSTRKQGDASPIAGYDAVYGTSQKAEESSINVHKDASSIAGYDAVYGNSQQKAGGSSINAHKDSSPVASYGAVNVFLEKDLHPGTKMAVRFTKTSSAAHFLPHQVAESIPFSSNKLPEILKRFSMKENSAEAQMIQKTIKQCETPAIVGEVKYCARSLESLIDFSTSRLGKNIRVLSNEVEADIQEYKFGEGVKMVGEKSVVCHQLNYPYAVAFCHTLHMTKIYMVPLVGADGTRVEAVAVCHRDTSTWDPKALVFQSLKVKPGTLPICHFLPNGHIVWVPK
- the LOC117913373 gene encoding BURP domain protein RD22-like; translated protein: MQYERVYGNPQKAGGSSVSAGKNSPNMQQGHQDGTSTGNVFLEKDLHPGTKMMVRFTKTSSAAHFLPQQVAESIPFSSNKLPEILNQFSVKENSAEAKIIQKTIEECEKPAIEGEEKYCARSLESLIDFSTSKLGKNIRALPNVVEGEIQEYKFGEGAKMLGEKSVVCHQLNYPYAVALCHAFHMTKIYKVPLVGADGTRVQALAVCHEDTSIWDPNALAFQVLKVKPGTWPICHFLPNGHFVWVPN
- the LOC117912221 gene encoding protein RAFTIN 1A-like isoform X1: MEFHPLPILTSFLLVVVVVSHAYSLPSDVDGKSALPITPFRKAMRNLLMQPAGSSTDAQKHASSIAEYEAVYGNPQKVEGSPINSHKDGSPIAGYDAVYGNPQKAGGSSIKAHNDANSVAGYDAVYGNPQKLGRSSTNAHHKDAGAIAGYDAVYGSTKKQGDASPIAGYDAVYGSTKKQGDASPITGYDAVYGSTKKQGDASPIAGYDAVYGSTKKQGDASPITGYDAVYGSTKKQGDASPIAGYDAVYGSTKKQGDASPIAGYDAVYGSTRKQGDASPIAGYDAVYGTSQKAEESSINVHKDASSIAGYDAVYGNSQQKAGGSSINAHKDSSPVASYGAVNVFLEKDLHPGTKMAVRFTKTSSAAHFLPHQVAESIPFSSNKLPEILKRFSMKENSAEAQMIQKTIKQCETPAIVGEVKYCARSLESLIDFSTSRLGKNIRVLSNEVEADIQEYKFGEGVKMVGEKSVVCHQLNYPYAVAFCHTLHMTKIYMVPLVGADGTRVEAVAVCHRDTSTWDPKALVFQSLKVKPGTLPICHFLPNGHIVWVPK
- the LOC117912221 gene encoding protein RAFTIN 1A-like isoform X2 — protein: MEFHPLPILTSFLLVVVVVSHAYSLPSDVDGKSALPITPFRKAMRNLLMQPGSSTDAQKHASSIAEYEAVYGNPQKVEGSPINSHKDGSPIAGYDAVYGNPQKAGGSSIKAHNDANSVAGYDAVYGNPQKLGRSSTNAHHKDAGAIAGYDAVYGSTKKQGDASPIAGYDAVYGSTKKQGDASPITGYDAVYGSTKKQGDASPIAGYDAVYGSTKKQGDASPITGYDAVYGSTKKQGDASPIAGYDAVYGSTKKQGDASPIAGYDAVYGSTRKQGDASPIAGYDAVYGTSQKAEESSINVHKDASSIAGYDAVYGNSQQKAGGSSINAHKDSSPVASYGAVNVFLEKDLHPGTKMAVRFTKTSSAAHFLPHQVAESIPFSSNKLPEILKRFSMKENSAEAQMIQKTIKQCETPAIVGEVKYCARSLESLIDFSTSRLGKNIRVLSNEVEADIQEYKFGEGVKMVGEKSVVCHQLNYPYAVAFCHTLHMTKIYMVPLVGADGTRVEAVAVCHRDTSTWDPKALVFQSLKVKPGTLPICHFLPNGHIVWVPK